From the genome of Delphinus delphis chromosome 8, mDelDel1.2, whole genome shotgun sequence, one region includes:
- the IFT46 gene encoding intraflagellar transport protein 46 homolog isoform X2, whose protein sequence is MADNSSDEYEEENNKEKKKTSQPTPQRGFSENDDDDDDDSSETDSDDDDDDDEEHGAPLEGAYDPADYEHLPVSAEIKELFQYISRYTPQLIDLDHKLKPFIPEFIPAVGDIDAFLKVPRPDGKPDSLGLLVLDEPSTKQSDPTVLSLWLTENSKQHNVTQHMKVKSLEDAEKNPKAIDTWIESISELHRSKPPATVHYTRPMPDIDMLMQEWSPEFEELLGKVSLPTAETDCSLAQYIDMICAILDIPIYKSRIQSLHLLFSLYSEFKNSQHFKALAEGKKAFTPPSNSTSQAGDAETLTFS, encoded by the exons gagaaaaagaagaccTCGCAGCCCACTCCTCAGCGGGGCTTTAGTGAAAACGATGATGACGACGATGATGACTCATCTGAAACTGATtctgatgatgacgatgatgatgatgaagagcaTGGGGCCCCTCTTGAAGG TGCCTATGATCCTGCAGATTATGAGCATTTGCCAGTTTCTGCTGAGATTAAGGAACTCTTCCAGTACATCAGTAG GTATACACCTCAGTTGATTGACCTGGACCACAAACTGAAACCTTTCATTCCTGAGTTTATCCCAGCTGTCGGGGATATTGATGCATTCTTAAAG GTTCCACGTCCTGATGGAAAGCCTGACAGCCTTGGCCTACTGGTATTGGATGAGCCTTCTACAAAGCAGTCGGACCCTACAGTGCTCTCACTTTGGTTAACAGAGAATTCCAAACAGCACAACGTCACA CAACATATGAAAGTAAAGAGCCTGGAAGATGCAGAAAAGAATCCCAAAGCCATTGACACATGGATAGAGAGCATCTCTGAATTACACCGCTCCAAGCCCCCTGCGACTGTGCACTACACCAG GCCTATGCCCGATATTGACATGCTGATGCAGGAATGGTCTCCAGAGTTTGAAGAGCTTTTGGGAAAG GTGAGCCTGCCCACAGCAGAGACTGACTGCAGCCTGGCACAGTACATAGACATGATCTGTG CCATCCTAGATATCCCCATCTACAAGAGTCGGATTCAGTCCCTCCACCTGCTCTTTTCCCTCTACTCGGAATTCAAGAACTCACAG CATTTTAAAGCTCTAGCTGAAGGCAAGAAAGCATTCACCCCTCCATCCAACTCCACCTCCCAAGCAGGAGATGCAGAGACATTAACCTTCAGCTGA
- the IFT46 gene encoding intraflagellar transport protein 46 homolog isoform X1: protein MLRVFMLQPQDTKEKKKTSQPTPQRGFSENDDDDDDDSSETDSDDDDDDDEEHGAPLEGAYDPADYEHLPVSAEIKELFQYISRYTPQLIDLDHKLKPFIPEFIPAVGDIDAFLKVPRPDGKPDSLGLLVLDEPSTKQSDPTVLSLWLTENSKQHNVTQHMKVKSLEDAEKNPKAIDTWIESISELHRSKPPATVHYTRPMPDIDMLMQEWSPEFEELLGKVSLPTAETDCSLAQYIDMICAILDIPIYKSRIQSLHLLFSLYSEFKNSQHFKALAEGKKAFTPPSNSTSQAGDAETLTFS, encoded by the exons gagaaaaagaagaccTCGCAGCCCACTCCTCAGCGGGGCTTTAGTGAAAACGATGATGACGACGATGATGACTCATCTGAAACTGATtctgatgatgacgatgatgatgatgaagagcaTGGGGCCCCTCTTGAAGG TGCCTATGATCCTGCAGATTATGAGCATTTGCCAGTTTCTGCTGAGATTAAGGAACTCTTCCAGTACATCAGTAG GTATACACCTCAGTTGATTGACCTGGACCACAAACTGAAACCTTTCATTCCTGAGTTTATCCCAGCTGTCGGGGATATTGATGCATTCTTAAAG GTTCCACGTCCTGATGGAAAGCCTGACAGCCTTGGCCTACTGGTATTGGATGAGCCTTCTACAAAGCAGTCGGACCCTACAGTGCTCTCACTTTGGTTAACAGAGAATTCCAAACAGCACAACGTCACA CAACATATGAAAGTAAAGAGCCTGGAAGATGCAGAAAAGAATCCCAAAGCCATTGACACATGGATAGAGAGCATCTCTGAATTACACCGCTCCAAGCCCCCTGCGACTGTGCACTACACCAG GCCTATGCCCGATATTGACATGCTGATGCAGGAATGGTCTCCAGAGTTTGAAGAGCTTTTGGGAAAG GTGAGCCTGCCCACAGCAGAGACTGACTGCAGCCTGGCACAGTACATAGACATGATCTGTG CCATCCTAGATATCCCCATCTACAAGAGTCGGATTCAGTCCCTCCACCTGCTCTTTTCCCTCTACTCGGAATTCAAGAACTCACAG CATTTTAAAGCTCTAGCTGAAGGCAAGAAAGCATTCACCCCTCCATCCAACTCCACCTCCCAAGCAGGAGATGCAGAGACATTAACCTTCAGCTGA